In a single window of the Hoyosella subflava DQS3-9A1 genome:
- a CDS encoding HEAT repeat domain-containing protein, with amino-acid sequence MVAMKTTHNDLDTRLIDALADTRSSTRLRAALMAGTRPDERLVEPLIGRCGTEPDFFVRDMLTWALTRHPATITVPKLLEELRSESAQARSQALHTLSKIGDQSAWPEIAGPLLWDADDEVARSAWRAAVALVPLGHEAKLAALLSTQLGRGDEDTQLSLSRALIALGETVPSLLGASMNSASPAVRAHAIATERLLHDPDTEFAFALEYANRIANTGPAPVGDS; translated from the coding sequence ATGGTTGCGATGAAAACAACCCACAACGACCTGGACACCCGCCTCATCGATGCGCTAGCAGATACTCGATCCTCGACACGGCTGCGTGCGGCTCTCATGGCCGGTACGAGACCTGACGAAAGGCTCGTTGAACCGCTTATCGGGCGGTGCGGCACCGAACCAGATTTCTTCGTGCGCGACATGTTGACATGGGCTTTGACCCGGCACCCGGCGACGATCACAGTGCCAAAGCTCCTTGAGGAGCTGCGCTCAGAGTCCGCGCAGGCTCGCAGCCAGGCATTGCACACATTGTCCAAGATTGGAGACCAGAGCGCGTGGCCCGAGATCGCTGGACCATTGCTGTGGGACGCCGATGATGAGGTCGCGCGCAGCGCGTGGCGAGCTGCCGTAGCGCTTGTACCTCTCGGGCATGAAGCTAAGCTGGCGGCGCTGCTTTCGACCCAACTTGGGCGAGGAGATGAAGACACACAGCTAAGCTTGAGCCGTGCCCTCATTGCACTTGGCGAGACGGTCCCGTCGCTGTTGGGCGCCTCGATGAACAGTGCTAGCCCGGCGGTGCGTGCCCACGCGATCGCGACCGAGCGTCTGCTGCATGACCCTGACACCGAATTCGCTTTCGCGCTCGAATACGCCAATCGGATCGCAAATACTGGCCCTGCGCCAGTGGGGGACTCATAG
- a CDS encoding DUF2867 domain-containing protein yields the protein MRIHNVHERVVTGTPEDIEPLMATLGQPNDVLYPPLWEPMRFDGPVAVGASGTHGTISAYEPGRLMEITFPAGTGITGTHTFTVTQVGTRHSLVRHEVDAIATPKAWLFWHTLIRSSHDAVLESLLDRLQTVLGAPPVRPSAPSVYARLLRWFERPRAYAVQAPTEGLLASQPRRVDHSDAFAIERRRETPGDPETWAQAIFNDLPPVVTALMGLREHLVGIAGIERGTPDAFAVLAQNDDEVLLGADAGHLDFRTSVRREPGRIVVTTAVELHNRRGRAYFALIKLIHPLVVRAMLNRSAVRLARNSTPRIHLHRSIEPADFARFG from the coding sequence ATGAGAATTCACAACGTCCACGAGCGGGTCGTCACCGGCACGCCCGAGGACATCGAACCGCTGATGGCCACGCTCGGGCAACCTAACGACGTGCTCTACCCGCCACTTTGGGAACCGATGCGGTTTGACGGCCCCGTCGCGGTCGGCGCCAGCGGCACACACGGCACTATCAGCGCCTACGAGCCTGGCCGTCTGATGGAGATCACGTTCCCGGCCGGCACGGGCATCACTGGCACGCACACCTTTACAGTGACCCAGGTTGGGACGCGGCACTCGCTAGTACGGCACGAGGTCGACGCCATAGCGACCCCGAAAGCCTGGCTCTTCTGGCACACGCTGATCCGGTCCTCCCACGATGCCGTCCTCGAAAGTCTGCTGGACCGCCTCCAAACCGTTCTGGGTGCGCCGCCTGTGCGGCCGTCCGCTCCGTCCGTGTACGCACGCTTGCTGCGCTGGTTCGAGCGACCGCGCGCCTACGCGGTGCAGGCACCGACGGAAGGCTTACTCGCCAGCCAGCCTCGCCGCGTCGACCACTCCGACGCTTTCGCGATCGAGCGGCGCCGTGAGACACCCGGTGATCCGGAAACCTGGGCCCAAGCTATCTTCAATGACCTGCCGCCAGTGGTGACCGCCCTGATGGGACTCCGCGAGCACCTCGTCGGAATAGCAGGGATCGAACGGGGAACTCCGGACGCATTCGCCGTCCTCGCGCAGAACGATGACGAGGTACTTCTCGGCGCCGACGCCGGCCATTTAGACTTCCGCACTTCGGTGCGCCGTGAGCCCGGCCGAATCGTGGTCACCACTGCCGTGGAACTACACAACCGGCGCGGGCGTGCCTACTTCGCGCTGATCAAGCTCATTCACCCATTGGTTGTGCGAGCGATGCTCAACCGCTCCGCAGTCCGGCTCGCACGAAACTCCACACCCCGGATCCATCTGCACAGGTCCATAGAACCCGCGGATTTCGCGCGATTTGGATGA
- the rox gene encoding rifampin monooxygenase, whose protein sequence is MIDVIIVGGGPTGLMLASELRLHRVQVVVLERETEAPKWVRSLGLHVRSIEVMDQRGLLERFLAHGRQYPVGGFFAGIDKPAPKGLDTAHPYVLGIPQTITDRLLAERAAELGADLRRGSEVVGLRQDDEGVTIELADGTHLRSRYVVGCDGGRSTVRKLLGVGFPGEPSRCDILLGEMEADAALETVMTAVAEVRETEKRFGLGPLGDGVYRVVVPAARVSEDRSVAPVLDEFKQQLRAFAGTDFGVHSPRWLSRFGDATRLAERYRSGRVFLAGDAAHIHPPMGGQGLNLGIQDAFNLGWKLAAAVNGWAPPGLLDSYETERRPVAADVLENTRAQGVLLSTDPGPQSVRRLVSELMDFEDVNRFLIEKITAISVRYSFGEGHELLGRRLRDVQLQSGRLYELMRGGRGLLFDQTGRLSVAGWADRIDHVVSVSDEVDFPAALLRPDGHVAWVGEDQHDLDSHLTQWFGTRTSPESDTPMGQASASARRQTDRPRTPGPATA, encoded by the coding sequence ATGATTGATGTGATCATTGTCGGTGGGGGACCAACAGGTTTGATGCTCGCCAGTGAGCTGCGGTTGCACCGCGTGCAGGTGGTGGTGCTGGAGAGGGAAACCGAAGCGCCAAAGTGGGTCCGTTCGCTCGGATTGCATGTGCGCAGTATTGAGGTGATGGACCAGCGCGGTCTCCTTGAACGGTTCCTCGCACACGGTAGGCAATACCCTGTAGGCGGCTTCTTCGCAGGAATCGACAAGCCCGCACCGAAGGGACTGGACACTGCGCACCCCTACGTCCTCGGTATTCCTCAGACCATCACGGATCGCCTGCTGGCCGAGCGTGCCGCAGAACTGGGTGCCGATCTCCGGCGCGGCAGCGAAGTAGTCGGGCTTAGGCAGGACGACGAAGGCGTGACCATCGAACTGGCTGACGGGACGCATTTGCGCTCGCGCTACGTGGTCGGCTGCGATGGGGGCCGGAGCACGGTGCGCAAGCTTCTTGGCGTGGGGTTTCCGGGCGAGCCGTCCAGGTGCGACATTCTGCTGGGGGAGATGGAAGCCGATGCGGCACTGGAGACGGTGATGACCGCGGTAGCTGAAGTTCGCGAGACGGAGAAGCGGTTTGGCCTCGGACCTCTCGGTGACGGCGTGTATCGGGTTGTGGTGCCCGCGGCAAGGGTGTCCGAGGACCGCTCGGTCGCGCCGGTCCTCGATGAGTTCAAGCAGCAGTTGCGGGCGTTCGCTGGAACCGACTTCGGTGTGCATTCGCCGCGCTGGCTGTCCCGGTTCGGCGACGCCACCCGGCTAGCCGAGCGCTACCGGTCCGGGAGGGTGTTTCTCGCTGGGGACGCCGCACACATCCACCCGCCGATGGGTGGACAGGGCCTCAATCTCGGCATTCAGGACGCGTTCAACCTCGGCTGGAAACTGGCTGCCGCAGTGAATGGCTGGGCGCCGCCGGGACTGCTGGACAGCTACGAAACGGAACGCCGTCCTGTGGCGGCTGACGTGCTCGAGAACACGCGCGCACAGGGGGTGCTGCTGTCGACGGATCCCGGTCCGCAGTCGGTGCGCAGGCTGGTCTCGGAGTTGATGGACTTCGAGGACGTGAATCGGTTTCTGATAGAGAAGATCACGGCGATTTCTGTCCGGTACAGCTTCGGTGAGGGCCATGAACTGCTCGGCCGACGGCTGCGGGACGTGCAACTGCAGAGCGGGCGACTGTACGAGCTGATGCGCGGTGGCCGTGGCCTCCTCTTTGATCAGACCGGCCGGCTGTCGGTCGCGGGCTGGGCGGACCGGATCGACCACGTCGTGAGCGTCAGCGATGAAGTGGATTTTCCCGCTGCATTGCTGCGCCCCGACGGCCACGTCGCCTGGGTCGGAGAAGATCAGCACGATCTGGACAGCCACCTCACACAGTGGTTCGGGACCAGGACTTCACCAGAATCCGACACACCAATGGGTCAGGCTAGCGCTTCAGCGCGCCGACAAACCGATAGGCCTCGTACGCCAGGTCCCGCCACAGCGTGA
- a CDS encoding MFS transporter, translating into MDASHTGERRTLAATVGAAGISQLPTAAIVVALASIHNDFGTSLEALQWTVTAFLIPYTALMIVAGRVADVFGRRLVLLAGTGAFVGGSALAAIAVGAPMLIGSIAVAGAGAAAMIPSSMSVITDVFFDAQRAVAIGLWGGATELVSGVGILIGGVLTELLGWRAIFVVCILIGIAILATVVVATPESRDPNASRRIDYAGAAVSAVLLAVLSLALIQGPSWGFGSRATLALFGLTAVAAVVFVMVELRAQFPIIDFSLLRRRNFSGSLVVIFALDFSLGALLFFLPLFFQQMVGYSAIFTGVVLLPLTGLMVLGSPLGGKIAAKVGPRPPIVVGLGLMSIGIFLMTRLTTETTVSQLWLPTAIIGFGTGLALTPMNLAAMNAVNPERAGAASGLLVTLSGLGATMGVALTGALFNELQANRVVSLLAGRDTTVTEAQARNLTGLLADTPRAREELARTVGVGESEAIEVVREAFVSALGSSLFISVALVGVSVLLTLLVMRKEPEVSGAVGHPTGAPPFRPAPRMRQ; encoded by the coding sequence ATGGACGCGTCTCATACCGGCGAACGACGAACCTTGGCCGCAACGGTCGGAGCCGCCGGGATTTCCCAGCTACCTACTGCTGCGATCGTGGTTGCGCTCGCCTCAATTCATAATGATTTCGGCACATCGCTTGAAGCTCTGCAATGGACCGTGACTGCGTTCCTGATTCCGTACACCGCGTTAATGATTGTGGCTGGCCGAGTCGCTGACGTCTTCGGGCGCCGCCTGGTCCTCCTGGCAGGCACGGGTGCGTTCGTCGGGGGCTCCGCACTGGCGGCGATCGCCGTCGGAGCGCCGATGCTGATTGGGAGCATCGCCGTCGCCGGTGCTGGTGCAGCGGCGATGATCCCGTCGTCGATGTCGGTCATCACCGATGTATTTTTCGATGCGCAGCGGGCTGTCGCGATCGGCTTGTGGGGTGGGGCGACAGAGCTGGTTTCAGGCGTGGGGATCCTCATTGGTGGTGTGCTAACCGAACTGCTCGGCTGGCGGGCAATCTTCGTGGTTTGCATTCTCATAGGAATCGCGATTCTCGCCACTGTTGTCGTCGCGACTCCCGAGTCCCGTGACCCGAATGCCTCGCGCCGAATCGACTACGCGGGCGCGGCCGTCTCGGCGGTCCTGCTTGCCGTGCTTAGCCTGGCGCTCATTCAGGGACCGAGCTGGGGGTTTGGTTCCCGAGCAACGCTTGCGCTGTTCGGGCTGACAGCCGTTGCGGCGGTCGTATTCGTCATGGTCGAACTTCGCGCGCAATTCCCGATCATCGACTTCAGCTTGTTGCGCCGACGAAACTTCTCGGGTTCGCTCGTCGTGATTTTCGCGCTCGACTTCTCGCTTGGCGCGTTGCTGTTCTTCTTGCCGCTGTTCTTCCAGCAGATGGTCGGCTACTCGGCGATTTTCACTGGTGTTGTGCTGCTTCCGCTGACCGGATTGATGGTGCTCGGTTCGCCGTTAGGCGGGAAGATTGCCGCAAAGGTGGGACCTCGCCCGCCCATCGTGGTTGGCCTCGGTTTGATGTCGATTGGCATCTTCCTCATGACGCGGCTCACCACTGAAACGACGGTGTCACAGCTCTGGTTGCCCACCGCGATCATCGGGTTCGGAACGGGGCTCGCATTGACACCGATGAATCTGGCCGCCATGAATGCTGTGAATCCCGAACGCGCGGGAGCAGCTTCGGGTTTGCTCGTGACGCTCAGCGGCCTCGGAGCCACGATGGGAGTTGCATTAACGGGTGCGTTGTTCAACGAGTTGCAGGCAAACAGAGTCGTGTCTCTCTTGGCCGGCCGCGACACGACAGTGACGGAGGCGCAGGCGCGCAACCTGACGGGGTTGCTGGCCGATACGCCGCGCGCGAGGGAGGAACTTGCCCGTACCGTCGGAGTGGGCGAATCGGAGGCAATCGAGGTTGTGCGGGAGGCCTTCGTCTCGGCGCTGGGTAGCAGCCTGTTCATCTCCGTGGCGCTCGTCGGCGTCAGCGTGCTGCTAACCCTTCTGGTTATGCGCAAGGAACCTGAGGTGTCTGGTGCGGTGGGCCATCCGACTGGTGCACCACCGTTTCGCCCGGCGCCGAGAATGCGTCAGTGA
- a CDS encoding TetR/AcrR family transcriptional regulator, which translates to MSSRQRLSASDWSTAALEALAEGGLAAVAVEPIAARLGATKGSFYWHFSSREALVTAALELWERVDTEEVIAEIETEPPGLPRLRALIVGAVEGRTGEAARTELALQATARHPIVAPVLARVTRRRLSYLAEQFAELGFPTGEAARRAQLAYASYLGIAQLANSTPDEADLSPAYLDTMLRTLTASP; encoded by the coding sequence ATGTCATCGCGACAGCGTCTTTCCGCATCTGACTGGTCGACCGCCGCACTCGAAGCGCTCGCCGAAGGTGGGCTCGCCGCCGTCGCAGTCGAGCCGATCGCAGCCCGTCTCGGCGCGACAAAAGGGAGTTTCTACTGGCACTTTTCGAGTCGTGAGGCTCTGGTCACGGCTGCGCTGGAGCTGTGGGAGCGCGTCGACACAGAGGAAGTCATCGCCGAGATCGAGACTGAACCACCCGGACTCCCCCGGCTTCGTGCTCTGATTGTGGGGGCGGTCGAAGGCCGCACAGGCGAAGCGGCGCGAACGGAGCTAGCACTCCAAGCCACCGCGCGGCACCCCATCGTCGCCCCTGTGCTTGCGCGCGTCACGCGGCGGCGTCTCAGCTACTTGGCGGAACAGTTCGCCGAACTGGGCTTCCCGACAGGTGAAGCCGCGCGGCGGGCCCAGCTCGCATATGCGAGCTATCTCGGAATAGCCCAGCTGGCCAATTCAACACCAGACGAGGCGGATCTCTCCCCTGCTTACCTCGACACGATGCTCAGAACACTGACAGCATCGCCGTGA
- a CDS encoding MerR family transcriptional regulator: MLIGEVSRRSGVSTRMLRHYESLGLVTPTGRTSGGYREYSFDDIQRIFHVESLRSLGLSLRDVQRALDDPQFVPADLVSDLIRQTQSRIDREQELLTRLRRVEETDPADWGDVLGIIRMLRALDSDHAALRQQAVLSAAPDVSLPVEVLADAVLAEADLNVAGAMMWALARAGSDGLARVAAGLASRDADVRRRAVLAIAALPHAEANTLLQGALADTDEVVRRRAALELGARGQVDAVPTLIDMVVQGTGDVEAAESLGRLADSSSIAQEIVRSLVDKLGGDAVAGTRLRLAQALAELPGPAAVQALSQLTHDKDRTVALTAETILRNRESPRQRAARRPAGPKNEPPTG, translated from the coding sequence GTGCTGATCGGCGAAGTGTCGCGACGCTCGGGAGTGAGCACTCGCATGCTTAGGCACTACGAATCTTTGGGTTTAGTGACCCCGACGGGGCGCACATCGGGCGGTTACCGCGAGTACTCCTTCGATGACATTCAGCGGATCTTCCACGTCGAAAGCCTCCGTTCGCTGGGGCTGTCGTTGCGTGACGTGCAGCGCGCGCTGGACGACCCCCAATTCGTACCAGCCGATCTCGTCAGTGACTTGATTCGCCAGACCCAGAGCCGGATCGACCGTGAGCAGGAACTGCTCACTCGGCTCCGAAGAGTCGAAGAAACGGACCCGGCCGACTGGGGTGATGTGCTGGGCATCATCAGAATGCTGCGTGCTCTGGACTCGGACCACGCAGCGCTCCGGCAGCAGGCTGTGTTGTCGGCAGCTCCAGACGTGTCCTTGCCGGTAGAAGTGCTGGCCGATGCGGTGCTCGCCGAAGCCGACCTGAACGTCGCTGGAGCGATGATGTGGGCTCTCGCGAGGGCAGGCAGCGACGGACTGGCGCGGGTGGCAGCAGGTTTGGCCTCTCGCGATGCTGACGTCCGGCGGCGTGCAGTGCTGGCCATCGCAGCGTTGCCGCACGCCGAGGCAAATACGTTGTTGCAGGGCGCACTGGCTGACACCGACGAGGTGGTCCGCAGACGCGCGGCGCTTGAACTCGGGGCGCGCGGACAGGTGGATGCGGTGCCAACACTGATCGACATGGTGGTCCAGGGGACGGGCGACGTCGAAGCCGCTGAGAGCTTGGGGAGACTGGCCGACAGTTCCAGCATCGCCCAGGAGATTGTCCGCTCCCTCGTCGACAAGCTTGGTGGCGACGCCGTGGCCGGTACGCGGTTGCGCCTGGCCCAGGCGCTCGCTGAGCTTCCCGGCCCTGCTGCGGTACAGGCACTTTCACAGTTGACGCATGACAAAGACCGCACTGTCGCGCTCACTGCTGAAACGATCCTCCGCAATCGCGAGTCGCCGCGCCAGCGAGCAGCGCGTCGCCCCGCTGGCCCGAAAAACGAGCCACCAACCGGGTAG
- a CDS encoding SRPBCC family protein, whose translation MMFERSAIIDAPIDDVWARVVSADGINYEMRPWMTMKLSRGTGFLTIDDVTVGEPLGRAWLKLFGAVPFDYDDLTIVDLEPGRRFHEKSTMLSMKRWEHERTLSPLPAGRTEVLDRITFEPRILLRPATVVLKRTLQAFFGHRHRRLQRYFG comes from the coding sequence ATGATGTTCGAACGCAGCGCCATCATCGACGCACCGATCGATGATGTGTGGGCTCGTGTGGTGAGCGCGGACGGCATCAACTACGAGATGCGGCCGTGGATGACGATGAAACTCTCACGCGGAACAGGCTTCTTGACGATCGACGATGTGACCGTTGGCGAACCTCTCGGCCGGGCATGGCTGAAACTATTCGGTGCAGTGCCTTTCGACTATGACGACCTGACGATCGTCGACCTGGAGCCTGGCCGAAGGTTTCACGAGAAGTCGACGATGCTCAGCATGAAACGGTGGGAACACGAACGCACACTTTCTCCTCTTCCCGCCGGGCGGACAGAAGTCCTTGATCGAATCACCTTCGAACCGAGAATTCTGTTGCGCCCGGCGACCGTCGTCTTGAAGCGCACTCTGCAGGCATTCTTCGGTCACCGCCATCGACGGCTACAACGGTATTTCGGCTAG
- a CDS encoding MmcQ/YjbR family DNA-binding protein, which translates to MTDGREVPNGHLLDDIARDFADEHDVVMGTMFRSPGLRVGGKVFAFLGSNGELIVKLPRTRAAELVDEGTAEAVVMGKRTMRKWILLPARGDSASKLTLWRDLAYEAYRFVGALKR; encoded by the coding sequence ATGACTGACGGGCGTGAGGTGCCGAACGGCCATCTGCTCGATGACATCGCGCGCGATTTCGCGGACGAGCACGACGTAGTCATGGGAACGATGTTCCGTAGCCCAGGACTGCGGGTCGGTGGCAAGGTCTTCGCGTTCTTGGGCAGCAACGGGGAGTTAATCGTGAAGCTGCCGAGAACTCGGGCGGCCGAACTCGTTGACGAGGGCACCGCTGAAGCTGTGGTGATGGGCAAGCGGACGATGCGGAAATGGATTCTCCTCCCCGCACGAGGAGACTCCGCCTCTAAGCTCACGCTGTGGCGGGACCTGGCGTACGAGGCCTATCGGTTTGTCGGCGCGCTGAAGCGCTAG
- a CDS encoding VOC family protein yields MSSPDRYIPGVPCWVDTNQPDLDAAATFYAGLFGWQCEDVMPPGAATRYLIGRLGGGDVAAITSFSEGAPTHPVWNTYIRVENADETAMRVKEAGGTVLMGPWDVQDQGRMAVCADREGADFMIWEARSHRGSDVVNEPGSVNFNDLYSREPDAATQFYHAVFGWEILDLGPGGQMWTLPGYGDHLDRLHPGNTAAMAEMGAPAGFENVVASLNPISSDDADTQPHWGITFGVADADATAAKAVELGGKIVMPPTDAPWVRMSVLQDPAGAIFGANQFVPENS; encoded by the coding sequence ATGAGTTCGCCTGATCGCTATATCCCAGGAGTGCCATGCTGGGTCGACACCAACCAGCCCGATCTGGATGCCGCTGCCACCTTCTACGCCGGACTGTTCGGCTGGCAATGTGAGGACGTCATGCCACCGGGCGCGGCAACGAGATATCTGATCGGCCGACTCGGGGGCGGCGACGTCGCCGCAATCACAAGCTTCTCGGAGGGCGCGCCGACTCACCCGGTGTGGAACACCTACATCAGGGTGGAGAACGCCGACGAGACCGCGATGCGGGTCAAGGAAGCGGGCGGCACCGTGCTGATGGGACCGTGGGACGTGCAGGACCAGGGCCGAATGGCTGTCTGCGCCGATCGGGAGGGCGCCGATTTCATGATCTGGGAGGCGCGCAGTCACCGCGGGTCCGATGTGGTCAACGAGCCTGGCAGCGTGAACTTCAACGACCTGTACAGCCGGGAGCCCGACGCAGCCACGCAGTTCTACCATGCGGTCTTCGGTTGGGAGATCCTCGATCTCGGGCCCGGCGGGCAGATGTGGACGCTGCCAGGCTATGGCGATCACCTGGACCGGCTGCATCCCGGGAATACCGCGGCGATGGCCGAGATGGGTGCTCCAGCAGGGTTCGAGAACGTGGTGGCGAGCCTCAATCCGATCTCCTCCGACGATGCCGACACTCAGCCACACTGGGGCATCACTTTCGGCGTGGCGGACGCCGACGCCACCGCTGCCAAAGCAGTCGAACTCGGCGGCAAAATTGTAATGCCGCCAACCGATGCGCCCTGGGTCCGGATGTCCGTGCTCCAGGATCCCGCCGGCGCAATTTTCGGTGCAAACCAGTTCGTACCTGAGAACTCGTAG
- a CDS encoding GNAT family N-acetyltransferase, giving the protein MKLRRAVSADALQIADMHVRSWQRGYAGLLPRGFLDRLDIGEFAASYTFDSDEPVTVVAQDHDGAIRGFVTTAIRPPIGRVMALYVDPDHWREGIGGVLINAALDRFRAADIHQLELWVMIGNERAQAFYRSHGWQPDGTQQRETVRGAVVDELRFHREIGREGM; this is encoded by the coding sequence GTGAAACTCCGACGTGCCGTTTCTGCTGACGCGTTGCAGATCGCGGACATGCACGTTCGGTCGTGGCAGCGTGGCTACGCGGGCCTTCTGCCGCGCGGCTTCCTCGACAGGCTTGACATCGGTGAGTTCGCGGCGAGTTACACCTTCGACTCCGACGAGCCAGTAACTGTCGTGGCGCAGGATCACGATGGCGCGATCCGTGGATTTGTGACCACCGCGATCCGGCCTCCGATCGGTCGCGTCATGGCGCTGTATGTCGACCCAGATCACTGGCGAGAGGGGATTGGCGGTGTGCTGATCAACGCTGCGCTCGATAGGTTTCGTGCCGCGGACATCCATCAGCTCGAGTTGTGGGTGATGATCGGAAACGAACGAGCCCAGGCCTTTTATCGATCACACGGCTGGCAGCCTGACGGAACCCAACAGCGAGAGACAGTTCGGGGTGCGGTGGTCGATGAGTTGCGCTTCCATCGTGAAATAGGGCGGGAAGGAATGTAG
- a CDS encoding DUF4112 domain-containing protein, protein MTIQHQPAELVEQRKKQIRRFANMMDSRFRIPGTKQTFGVDPILGLVPGGGDAVAMVISAGIVIQAVRFGARGSTLALMLFNVAIDAIFGAIPILGTVFDVWYKANNRNVALLDRHVTDPEMTRAQIRRRVFWLIVLVIAFTLLLLVALIVGIVALIAWLF, encoded by the coding sequence GTGACCATACAGCACCAGCCCGCCGAACTCGTCGAACAGCGGAAGAAACAGATCCGCCGGTTCGCGAACATGATGGACTCGCGGTTCCGCATACCCGGCACCAAACAAACGTTCGGCGTCGACCCCATTCTCGGCCTCGTCCCTGGCGGCGGGGACGCCGTTGCCATGGTGATCAGCGCGGGCATTGTTATCCAGGCTGTCCGATTCGGTGCACGCGGGTCGACACTTGCGCTGATGCTGTTCAACGTGGCAATCGACGCGATATTCGGCGCCATTCCCATCCTTGGGACGGTCTTCGACGTGTGGTACAAAGCGAACAACCGCAACGTGGCGCTGCTCGACCGCCATGTCACCGACCCCGAAATGACCAGAGCTCAGATACGGCGCAGGGTCTTCTGGCTGATCGTGCTCGTCATCGCGTTCACCCTGCTGCTCCTGGTCGCCCTGATCGTCGGTATCGTCGCGCTCATCGCATGGCTCTTCTGA
- a CDS encoding DUF2332 domain-containing protein: MAETRSLAQLYRHFGETAAAGESPLCAHVAIALSDSSEALRTIEAFPARKRHPRVILAALHDLALAGRAPELAAAYDSADGAVAAATAIDTLLRMTDSISAIVAQRQPRTNVTGHYAVLYPAVAEAAHRLGANMIGLIDVECSAGLNLNVDRVGITYSNRQSLGTSSSPVQVSASIVGNRPLPPHVMPEVVARVGVGLDPVDVADPDETRWVRASLWPDQREQIARLETEMALAVTDPPLLLRGDAVEALPNAIECVPAEALPVVITTWALSRFSLGDRLRFLHRLDEAATHRPVAWVSAEGVGVAPSIPTLGDRRASGHSIIGLALFDHSALHAEAVGRCWARGRVLAWLA; the protein is encoded by the coding sequence GTGGCTGAAACTCGCTCACTCGCACAGCTGTACCGGCACTTCGGCGAGACAGCGGCCGCAGGGGAATCGCCACTGTGCGCGCACGTCGCCATCGCACTCAGCGACTCCAGCGAGGCGCTGCGCACCATCGAGGCCTTCCCCGCGCGTAAGCGGCACCCGAGGGTGATTCTTGCGGCGCTGCACGACCTTGCGCTCGCTGGACGAGCACCCGAACTTGCTGCCGCTTACGACAGTGCAGACGGCGCCGTGGCTGCTGCCACGGCGATTGACACGCTACTGCGAATGACCGACTCGATCTCGGCCATCGTTGCGCAGCGGCAGCCGCGGACCAACGTGACGGGGCACTATGCCGTTCTTTATCCCGCCGTCGCCGAGGCGGCGCATCGGTTGGGCGCGAACATGATTGGGCTAATCGACGTGGAGTGCTCCGCGGGACTCAATCTCAATGTCGACCGCGTCGGCATCACGTACAGCAACAGACAATCATTGGGCACCTCGTCATCACCCGTACAAGTGTCGGCTTCGATCGTGGGAAACCGCCCCCTCCCGCCGCATGTAATGCCCGAGGTCGTGGCTCGAGTCGGTGTCGGTCTCGATCCCGTCGACGTGGCTGACCCCGATGAAACCCGTTGGGTGCGCGCTTCCCTGTGGCCGGATCAACGGGAGCAGATCGCAAGGCTTGAAACAGAGATGGCGCTGGCGGTGACGGACCCTCCGCTGCTTCTTCGGGGCGATGCTGTCGAGGCGCTGCCCAACGCGATTGAGTGTGTGCCCGCAGAAGCTCTGCCTGTCGTGATCACGACGTGGGCCCTGTCGCGATTCTCGCTAGGAGACCGTTTGCGATTCCTGCATCGACTCGACGAAGCGGCGACACACCGCCCAGTGGCGTGGGTTTCAGCGGAGGGGGTCGGTGTCGCGCCGTCGATACCGACGCTCGGTGATCGCAGAGCCTCTGGGCACAGCATCATCGGCCTCGCACTGTTCGATCACTCGGCTCTGCACGCTGAGGCCGTTGGCCGCTGCTGGGCCCGGGGACGCGTACTGGCGTGGCTGGCGTAA